From Arachis hypogaea cultivar Tifrunner chromosome 3, arahy.Tifrunner.gnm2.J5K5, whole genome shotgun sequence:
ctcaataaaaatttatattcaatgtgttttgtattaaatatatttaataacctattatatcatattggttgaaattagtttttataatattaattttttaataacattttattagaaaaaaccatcttttcaaaattttttaaaaactaattaatattatatatattttgttacattacatcttgttataaaaaaattatttatttctaatgcttatattaaaaataaaaataaaatttaaattaataaattttaatctataatataataataatatagtaattattttatatattatacgaataaaaattaattatttttttatttataaaaattttaagaatttgttatatatatatatatatattttgatgaatgtgatatattttttatgtaaataattttttaaaaaaatctaatagttaatctattatcttttttgttatagtccaaattaaatgctttttattatttttggaaaaaaaatcttttgagaaatttaataatatgtgatgagaaacaacaaataaattatacagaaataaaataaaatacaacataaaaatatctttaaaaaaagacgttttaagcgtctttatctgagtgcTTCCTTTAATCAAAGCAAGATTGGAGAAACAGAGAAAAAAAGAACCTTGTCTACAACATGAGAAAACCTATACATTACACAAAGGGCAtgacatatacatatatacattgcATCAAGGCCTAGCGTTGTGATTTTGCTCTCACTGCTGATTGATTATGCAGCAGTATAATTCCAAAATTGTCATTGAATTAAAATCCAATAGCTGGATGAtaacatattattttatatattctatGGATAATAATTTCCATATCAATAAAATTGACTTCTATTTCCACACTAACCTTATTACCATTAGCTTAAATTGTCAACCTGTCACACGTATCCCACCACTCATAGATTTTTCTCGCATTAGATTATTTGAAAGGTGTTAATTCAACATCGAGATTTTATTTCCTTAATCATTATTTGAACTCTATTACTAAGAATTTGATTAATTTAGTTCAAAAAATCAAAGATGCATTCTCTAATATATATTCATTAGGAGGATTCAAacgttatattattaaaaataggaTCACTTGATTAACCCAATATTAGTATATATATTAGGCTCCAAAGTTAATCTAAAAATAATATGTTTGTTTTAGAATTATTATTTTGGACATCTTAACAGATATCATGCAACCTAAGCGAGGGATGAAGCCATGAAGgggaaaaaaaatctaaataactATGTCCCTCATCAAATAACAACTAACCGGAGATACATACGATGATATTTTGGCATCCACACCAACAATCTAATCCAACCTGAACTCCACAATATAGCAAGTTAGCCACCCTATCTAATCATCACCATATTTTGTTGATTGgattgcatgcatgcatgcatgtcactttttttttttaaataataatagaagaataataataacaataacaataacaaaataaGAATGGCAACAACCCTTAGAAAATGGCGGGACCAAGTATGTGTTCCAGCTCTTAAGAACCACCCTCCACACCCAAACATAGCATCCTCCCTCATTCTCTCTTTCTGGCACTCTTCACATTTTAAGCCTTTTCCGGTTTTCTTCCCTAATCTCTTCCCATGGCGATATAGGAGGCTCGTTTCCACATAAACAccactttcaagtttcaacaccaccacaaccctaaaaaagaattaatatataaattaaaaaaaaagaatcgtTATTCTTCTTCGAATTTTATTATTACCACCGTCGCCAAAGAACAATTCAAAACGAAGAATTGTGTGAACCGAGGAAAGACGAAACTCCCAAGGCAACACAATTCAGAACTCGGTGTTTTGAATTGTGAGCCTCTTTTCGTCCATGGGAAGCTGCATTTCAACGCATGGGAATAATAATGTTCCACGTAACAAAAGATCCAAAGACCAAAAGGCTTCAAGTCCAAAGAGCCACGTACATAATCACCATGGAAACGAGTACTATGAGCCTTCAACACCGTCGCCCGTGCCGCGAAAATCCCCGGTAAACGTTCGCGCCATCAATGTGGTGACAAACCCTACTTCGGGGAACATTTTTGACCGGTACCAGTTCGGAAAAGAGCTCGGAAGGGGCGAGTTCGGGGTGACTCATCGGTGCGTGGATCTGAAAACCGGCGAGGCGTTCGCTTGCAAGAAGATCGCAAAGTCGAAGCTGAGAACGGAGATCGATGTGCAAGATGTGAGGAGGGAGGTGCAGATCATGAGGCACTTGCCGAAGCACCCTAACATTGTGTCGTTCAGAGAGGCTTATGAAGATAAAGATGCCGTGTACCTTGTCATGGAGTTGTGCCAAGGCGGCGAGCTTTTCGATCGTATTGTCGCCAAAGGCCATTACACCGAGCGCGCTGCTGCTAATGTTACCAAGACCATACTTGAAGTCTGCAAGGTACCTGTTTGTTGTTTTGTCTCttccatattttttttgttcGTTTTGTGCATTTTTAACCTATGAAATAATCGTACATTCAATCAATcttaacatatatagtttaaattttttagtcttatttagaatttaattcaAACATGTTTTTTCCATATATTTATAGAAAATATGTAAGTAGATATATTTCATGTGTTAAATACATGTATAATTTGATGTATTATACgaaaatatatagaaaatgaTATTTATCCTCTAACTTTCGAAGATGGCCGGAAGTAATTAATTCgcttttttgttgttttcttggtGGAAATGAACATGATAGTCATTTGTTTGGTTTATTGTGATAACTTACTTGAACATTGACATTATCTCATTTTGACTAAATGTATATTAGCAATCTATTATTAAATGAGACGTGAGTCTGTATTTCATTTGGTTTCGAATGAATAAGTTAGATATTCAAATAACTCCGCTCAAATATCAAATAGTTAATGTACGTTGTCTTAGGGGTATATACATGCTCACAAATACACTAGTATATTAGCATATGGTTCTCTAATAAGACATGTTTTTGACAACCATGCATGCAAATGAAAAATGCACTAGAATGAGAGTTTTCTAGGAGAAACTGAAGCATATATATATTCACATGGTTGATGTTGAAACAAAGGTGTAAAATTTTCATGCCAACTAGTGGTTAATGGTTGCCAAAGAAATTTTCAGATTCCTTGTTAGTTGTCGAGACAAAGTGTTCCAGAGTTGGTGCTCTGGTGAATTTTTGTACATGATGTCATCAGCATATAGAACATTGTTATTGTAACTTTTTCATTGCTTAAGACACTCATCATCTAAGCATTGATTCATTTTGCAGGTGTGCCATGAACATGGCGTAATCCACAGGGACTTGAAACCTGAAAATTTCTTGTTTGCAGATGCAAGTGAGAGCTCCCAATTGAAGGCTATTGATTTTGGCCTTTCCACATTTTATACACCTGGTAAAGTTTCATGATGTTATTATTTCAGTGCCAATACTACGTACTGTAATATGGCAATTGTTTTCATTACTATATAACAAAACTTTACAATGTGGTTACAGGCCAAAGATTTAATGAAATCGTTGGAAGTCCCTATTACATGGCTCCAGAGGTTCTAAGACGTAACTATGGAAATGAAGTTGATATATGGAGCACTGGCGTCATTCTCTATATTTTGCTTTGTGGAGTTCCTCCCTTTTGGGCAGGTACTTTCTGTTTACTTTTGAAAATGTTTGTGTTACTCcttttttcttgaatttattaTGTACTCACCGTTTTATTATTATAGAATAGAATGAGTTCTATAATTGCATATGATGAAATGATAACGAATATTGAGAAAATTGAAGTCCCTTTCTTCAAAGGTTTGTCGTCATATATATGTGGAGCTGCTTCTAATTATGAGATTGTAACTGATACAGAAACTGAGGAAGGAATTGCACAAGCAATCATCAGGGGTCATTTGGACTTCACAAGAGATCCTTGGCCTAAAGTTTCAGATGAAGCAAAACACCTTGTTAAGCGTATGCTTGATCCAAATCCACAAACCAGGATAACAGTTCAAGAAGTCCTTGGTATGTGCTTCAAATTCACAAATCATTTCTTTTAGATGATTATTCAAATAATAGGTGTTGATGTTAA
This genomic window contains:
- the LOC112788866 gene encoding calcium-dependent protein kinase 24, which encodes MGSCISTHGNNNVPRNKRSKDQKASSPKSHVHNHHGNEYYEPSTPSPVPRKSPVNVRAINVVTNPTSGNIFDRYQFGKELGRGEFGVTHRCVDLKTGEAFACKKIAKSKLRTEIDVQDVRREVQIMRHLPKHPNIVSFREAYEDKDAVYLVMELCQGGELFDRIVAKGHYTERAAANVTKTILEVCKVCHEHGVIHRDLKPENFLFADASESSQLKAIDFGLSTFYTPGQRFNEIVGSPYYMAPEVLRRNYGNEVDIWSTGVILYILLCGVPPFWAETEEGIAQAIIRGHLDFTRDPWPKVSDEAKHLVKRMLDPNPQTRITVQEVLDHSWILHREHGRNVSLGDQVRNRIKQFSLMNRFKKKVLRVVADNLPDEQLDSMTKMFHMMDKDKNGDLSFEELKDGLALFGHTLPDLDVKMLMDAADVDGNGTLNREEFITMSVFLRRIGSEETLTDAFRDFDKNQTGFIEFDELKEALSADDEHTDEQVITDILNDVDLDKDGRISFDEFKAMMKSGADWKMSSRQYSRAMLNALSFRLFKDKSVKVTN